ACTCTAGACCGTATGGCTGATGGAGGTATTTACGATCACCTGGGTGGGGGATTTGCACGCTATTCGGTAGACTCCACATGGACTGTCCCGCATTTCGAGAAAATGCTCTACGATAATGCTCAACTCATCAGCCTTTATAGCAAAGCATACCAGCATTTCAAACGAGACAAATACAAGCAGACCATTATCGAAACCATTGATTTTTGCAATCGAGAATTGAAAGATGCATCGGATGGGTACTACTCATCACTCGACGCAGACAGTGAAGGAGAGGAAGGCAAATTTTATGTTTGGTCGGAAGAGGAGATCGATTCTGCGCTTGGTTCGGAAGCAGAGCTTTTCAAAAGTCATTATGGCATCAGTGCTGAGGGAAACTTCGAAAGCAAAAACATCCTGGAGCGAAAAGCACCTGTTTCAACCTTAGCAGAAGAATTTAGCCTTAGCCCGGAAGAAGCCCAAAATAAGATTAATGAAGCCAAAGAAAAGCTATTCAAACTGAGAGCACAAAGGGTAAGACCCGGTCTGGACGACAAAATTCTTAGCTCCTGGAACGCTCTGATGATCACTGGGCTGATCGATGCCTATTTCGCTCTACAAGACAGCAGTTATCTCAATCAGGCGATAGAGACTGGCAATTTCTTATTGCACAATCAAATCTTCAACCAGAATCAGATCTTCAGAAATCACAAAGCAGGTCAATCCAACATCCATGGATTTTTGGATGATTATGCATTTAGCATTTTGGCCTTCATCAAACTGTATGAAGCCACCTTCGACGAAAAATGGCTGCTGCAAGCCAAAAGCCTTAAGGAGTTTGCCGATGCGCATTTTCTGGACGTAGAATCAAAAATGTACTTCTACACTTCTGATACTGACAAGGAATTGATTGCCAGAAAAATGGAATTGTCAGACAATGTGATCCCTGCCTCTAACTCTGCCATGGCAGAAGCACTGATCAAACTGGGACAATACTTCTATCAGGAAGAAGATATCGAGCGAGCACAGCACATGATTGCCAGCAGTCAGCCCAACTTCAGCGCCTACCCTTTCTATTACAGCAACTGGGCACGGCTTTATTCCTTGTTAGGAGAAAAGCACTTTGAAGTAGCGATAGTTGGCTCAGAGGCGCTTGAAAAGGCGGCAGAATTATCAAGCCATTACATCCCAAACAAGATCCTTTTAGGAGGGGAAAACGAAGGTTCTCTGGCCTTGTTAGAAGGCAAATATTCGGAAGGCAACACCTTCATCTACGTTTGCCAGAACAAGTCCTGCCAGCTTCCAGCCCAAGAGGTTTCACAGGCTTTGAAACAGATCAAGAAATAAAAAAAGCCCTTCCCACTAATGTGAGAAGGGCTTTACATATCCTTTTTTAGTTCCCTTACTTGGCGTAGCTCACAGATCTCATTTCACGAATCACCGTCACCTTGATTTGCCCGGGATATTGCATATCATTTTCGATTTTAGAAGAGATATCAAAAGACAACTCTCCAGCTCTCTTATCCGATACGTTATCCGCATCTACGAGTACCCTTAGCTCTCTACCAGCCTGAATCGCGTAGCACTTGTGCACACCCTCAAAACTCAAGGCCAAAGCTTCCAAATCTTTCAATCTCTTGATATAAGATTCCATCACTTCACGACGGGCACCTGGTCTAGAACCTGAGATCGCATCACAGGTCTGAACAATCGGAGATATCAAGGAAGTCATTTCTATCTCATCATGGTGAGCACCGATAGCG
This is a stretch of genomic DNA from Reichenbachiella ulvae. It encodes these proteins:
- a CDS encoding thioredoxin domain-containing protein → MKKIIWAGILSLLSIYSCTNMGQEHEHSNALINETSPYLLQHAHNPVNWNPWGDEALSSASEEDKLLIISIGYAACHWCHVMEHESFEDSTIAAKMNANYVSIKVDREERPDIDQIYMEAAQLMTGQGGWPLNVIALPDGRPVFAGTYFPRDNWEKVLDHFADIYQKEPEKLRQHAEKVTEGISQNMLPDLDQTAKTYSADTAVEIASRLVSNIDEIFGGKKGAPKFPMPTVYEYLLSESYYREDSSVNQALMTTLDRMADGGIYDHLGGGFARYSVDSTWTVPHFEKMLYDNAQLISLYSKAYQHFKRDKYKQTIIETIDFCNRELKDASDGYYSSLDADSEGEEGKFYVWSEEEIDSALGSEAELFKSHYGISAEGNFESKNILERKAPVSTLAEEFSLSPEEAQNKINEAKEKLFKLRAQRVRPGLDDKILSSWNALMITGLIDAYFALQDSSYLNQAIETGNFLLHNQIFNQNQIFRNHKAGQSNIHGFLDDYAFSILAFIKLYEATFDEKWLLQAKSLKEFADAHFLDVESKMYFYTSDTDKELIARKMELSDNVIPASNSAMAEALIKLGQYFYQEEDIERAQHMIASSQPNFSAYPFYYSNWARLYSLLGEKHFEVAIVGSEALEKAAELSSHYIPNKILLGGENEGSLALLEGKYSEGNTFIYVCQNKSCQLPAQEVSQALKQIKK